A genomic stretch from Flavobacterium lindanitolerans includes:
- a CDS encoding glutaminase encodes MNYQKILQEVYLEAKSLPQIGNVAQTIPQLSKVNPDKFGIHLTTIKGQDFGIGDSNEKFSIQSVSKALTVALAFSFMGEEIWKRVGVEPSGTAFNSLVQLEFEKGIPRNPFINAGALVIADMLVSHLKHPKEDFLAFIRTISGTQEIDFNLKVAQSEKETGYRNAALANFLKSFGNIENDVETVLDFYFHQCSIEMTCKELAHSFYFFANEGKTMDGKQILSKSNVKRLNALMQTCGFYDESGEFTYKVGLPGKSGIGGGIAALFPKHFTIVTWSPRLNEKGNSELGMNALELFTTKTGMSVF; translated from the coding sequence ATGAATTATCAAAAAATACTGCAAGAGGTTTACCTTGAGGCCAAATCGCTTCCGCAAATAGGGAATGTTGCTCAAACAATTCCGCAATTATCAAAAGTAAATCCTGATAAATTCGGAATTCATCTCACAACAATTAAGGGGCAAGACTTCGGAATAGGCGACAGCAATGAAAAATTTTCGATACAGAGTGTTTCCAAAGCGTTAACCGTAGCCCTGGCTTTTTCTTTTATGGGTGAAGAAATTTGGAAAAGAGTAGGAGTTGAGCCTTCTGGAACGGCTTTTAATTCTCTGGTACAATTGGAATTTGAAAAAGGAATTCCCCGAAATCCATTTATAAATGCAGGAGCTTTAGTCATAGCAGACATGCTGGTTTCGCATTTAAAACATCCTAAAGAAGATTTTTTGGCTTTTATAAGGACCATTTCGGGTACACAGGAAATAGACTTCAATTTAAAAGTGGCACAATCCGAAAAAGAGACAGGTTACAGAAATGCTGCTTTGGCTAACTTTTTGAAATCGTTTGGCAATATTGAAAACGATGTTGAAACAGTTTTGGATTTTTATTTCCACCAGTGCTCCATAGAAATGACCTGTAAGGAACTGGCACATTCATTTTATTTTTTTGCCAACGAAGGAAAAACGATGGATGGAAAGCAGATTTTATCAAAAAGTAATGTCAAACGACTAAATGCCCTGATGCAAACTTGTGGTTTTTATGATGAATCAGGAGAATTTACCTATAAGGTTGGCCTTCCTGGCAAAAGCGGAATAGGTGGAGGAATCGCAGCTTTGTTTCCAAAACACTTTACAATAGTGACTTGGAGTCCGCGACTAAATGAAAAAGGAAATTCGGAATTAGGCATGAACGCCTTAGAGTTGTTTACAACCAAAACAGGAATGTCTGTATTCTAA